Proteins encoded by one window of Candidatus Pelagibacter giovannonii:
- a CDS encoding FkbM family methyltransferase — protein MNLKEKFFDIFKMYVEKKSSEKKISKTLKKLLPYEIDASLIRLGEKNDGGYLVPDDFVGIDKNYSAGVGFLTQFEKDLETRYLIKSNMLDFNEIEKTILPNKASFFKKKLGLVSNNEEISINDWIIKDDKDIILKLDIEGDEYASLIDISEENLKKVRILVIEFHDLRHLRNDIFLNLFDKVINKLNNYFYVCHLHINNISKIKKIGNYLVPDMIEMTFIRKNRVKIFSSKFSILPHKFDSKTVNNVKEKFLDKNWYN, from the coding sequence ATGAATTTAAAAGAAAAATTTTTTGATATTTTTAAAATGTATGTGGAAAAAAAATCGTCCGAAAAAAAAATTTCAAAAACTTTAAAAAAATTATTACCCTACGAGATTGATGCTTCACTAATAAGACTAGGTGAAAAAAATGATGGTGGATATTTAGTGCCTGATGATTTTGTTGGTATTGATAAAAATTATTCTGCAGGAGTAGGTTTTTTGACTCAATTCGAAAAAGATTTAGAAACAAGATATTTAATTAAATCTAACATGCTAGATTTTAATGAAATAGAAAAAACTATATTGCCGAATAAAGCTTCATTTTTTAAAAAAAAATTAGGCTTAGTATCAAATAATGAAGAAATATCCATTAATGATTGGATAATAAAGGATGATAAAGACATAATTTTAAAATTAGATATTGAGGGTGATGAGTATGCTAGTCTAATTGATATTTCAGAAGAAAACTTAAAAAAAGTAAGAATTTTAGTAATTGAATTTCATGATTTAAGACACTTGCGTAATGATATATTTCTGAACCTTTTTGATAAAGTAATCAATAAATTGAATAATTATTTTTATGTTTGCCATCTACATATAAATAATATTAGTAAAATTAAAAAAATTGGAAATTATTTGGTGCCAGACATGATTGAAATGACTTTTATTAGAAAAAATAGAGTCAAAATTTTTTCTTCAAAGTTTTCTATACTTCCACATAAATTTGATAGTAAAACAGTTAATAATGTTAAGGAAAAATTTCTAGATAAAAATTGGTATAATTAA
- a CDS encoding glycosyltransferase has translation MSLSKLTIIIPTFYPGAIIKKCLSSLPSSSEIIIIDNGEDSELEKIIKFHKFKIKHYKVGDIGLTKSFNIGLAKSKNENILITQPDVYFNKNSIVNLLKAQKKYNNAGIISPLIFEKKNYSQFDHLDLSLSTLGNLKSIKRPKKMTILPSGDTCVEAVPATAMLIKKSIIKKINGWDENYYTYLEDIDLCLRLRKKRYSIMKIKESIVHHVGFGSNKKENQEKINKSRNWHYCWSSLYFKDKFSTRSTFYFFFVKMFLKYFIKFMVNFLLQRKKNYVRNFIRFTACVNYVFIKKANYRVRY, from the coding sequence ATGTCTCTTTCTAAACTAACAATAATAATACCAACATTTTATCCTGGAGCAATAATTAAAAAGTGTTTATCATCTCTTCCATCATCATCAGAAATAATCATCATAGATAATGGTGAAGATTCTGAATTAGAAAAAATTATAAAATTTCATAAATTTAAAATAAAACATTATAAAGTTGGAGACATAGGTCTAACTAAATCTTTTAATATTGGGTTAGCTAAATCGAAAAATGAAAATATATTAATTACGCAGCCAGATGTTTATTTTAATAAGAATTCAATAGTTAATCTTCTTAAGGCACAAAAAAAATACAATAATGCAGGAATTATTTCTCCATTAATATTTGAAAAAAAAAATTATAGTCAATTTGATCATTTAGATTTGAGTCTGTCTACGTTAGGAAATTTAAAAAGCATAAAAAGACCAAAAAAAATGACTATACTACCCTCAGGTGATACTTGTGTTGAAGCTGTACCTGCTACTGCGATGTTAATAAAAAAATCGATAATTAAAAAAATCAATGGCTGGGATGAGAACTACTATACATATCTTGAAGATATCGATTTATGTCTAAGGTTGCGAAAAAAAAGATATTCCATCATGAAAATAAAAGAATCAATTGTTCATCATGTAGGCTTCGGTTCAAATAAAAAAGAAAATCAAGAAAAGATAAATAAATCTAGAAATTGGCATTATTGTTGGTCTTCATTATACTTTAAAGATAAATTTAGTACGAGATCAACCTTTTACTTCTTTTTCGTAAAAATGTTTTTAAAATACTTTATTAAATTTATGGTTAATTTCTTACTGCAACGAAAAAAAAATTACGTAAGGAACTTTATAAGATTTACAGCTTGTGTAAATTATGTTTTTATCAAAAAAGCAAATTATAGAGTGAGATATTAA
- a CDS encoding FkbM family methyltransferase, which produces MFKLNFLKKNRFLYWVYKIQKIYKNKNPNFHYSEFAEDVMVNRIFRNYSDGFYVDIGAYHPIKGSLTYKLYKKGWKGMNLDISKTSIDLFDIARPEDKNINCAIGNFSGDTFYYENSPINQQNSLIKSNVTQKKVEIKSFLLEEILKLNKIDKVDFINIDTEGTELNIINSINFEKINPILFTIEENSFDTVNESRNSKIELMKKNNYELINVIGVTMFFIKADMVSKVSDLIRI; this is translated from the coding sequence ATGTTCAAATTAAATTTTTTAAAAAAAAACAGATTTTTATATTGGGTTTACAAAATTCAAAAAATTTATAAGAATAAAAACCCAAACTTTCATTATTCAGAATTTGCAGAAGACGTAATGGTAAACAGAATATTTAGAAATTATAGTGATGGTTTTTATGTAGATATTGGTGCTTATCATCCCATTAAAGGATCATTAACCTATAAACTTTATAAAAAAGGTTGGAAAGGAATGAATCTTGATATTAGCAAAACATCTATTGATTTATTTGATATTGCAAGACCAGAGGACAAAAATATTAATTGTGCAATTGGAAATTTTTCTGGAGATACTTTTTATTATGAAAATTCACCAATAAATCAACAAAACTCACTTATTAAATCAAATGTAACTCAAAAAAAAGTTGAAATTAAGAGTTTTCTATTAGAAGAAATTTTAAAACTTAACAAGATTGACAAGGTTGATTTTATAAACATTGATACTGAAGGCACAGAATTAAATATTATTAATAGTATTAATTTTGAAAAAATAAATCCAATTCTTTTTACTATAGAAGAAAATTCTTTTGATACAGTTAATGAAAGTAGGAATTCAAAAATTGAATTAATGAAAAAAAATAACTATGAATTAATAAATGTAATCGGTGTTACAATGTTTTTTATTAAAGCAGACATGGTATCAAAAGTGAGTGATTTAATTAGAATATAG
- the lepA gene encoding translation elongation factor 4 yields the protein MTKIDHIRNFAIIAHIDHGKSTIADRIIHSCGGLTEREMKAQVLDSMDIERERGITIKAQTVKLNYKSKDGKEYILNIIDTPGHVDFSYEVSRSLYACEGSILIVDSTQGVEAQTLANVYQALDTKHEIVPVLNKVDLPASDLEKTKTQIEEVIGIDTENAIPCSGKTGEGIEDILEQIIVSLPAPEGEKDADLKCLLVDSWYDTYLGVVILVRVINGKISKNMKIKMMSTNQEYIIEKVGVFTPKATDINELNAGEIGFITTGIKILSETKVGDTICDATKPLQEALPGFKPSKPVVFCGLFPVDSSEYQKLKDGLGKLQLNDASFSYEAESSSALGLGFRCGFLGLLHLEIITERLEREFDINLLTTTPGVVYKVHMNKGEIIELQNPSSLPEPTLIKFIEEPWIKATIITPDQYLGAIIKVCQDKRGVQTNLSYSGNRAVLNYEIPLNEVVFDFNDRLKSMTSGYASFDYEIIGHREGDLVKLGILVNAEPVDALSMMVHKDFAQTVGREVCEKLRDLIPRHNFMIPVQAAIGGKIIARETIKGFKKDVLTKIHGGGARDRKRKLLDKQKKGKARGKQFGKVEIPQEAFIGVLKINKE from the coding sequence ATGACAAAAATTGATCATATCAGAAACTTTGCAATTATAGCGCACATTGATCATGGTAAATCAACTATTGCAGATAGAATAATTCATAGTTGTGGTGGTTTAACCGAAAGAGAGATGAAGGCACAAGTTCTAGACTCAATGGATATTGAACGGGAAAGAGGAATAACAATTAAAGCTCAAACAGTTAAACTTAATTATAAGTCTAAAGATGGGAAAGAATATATTCTAAACATTATTGATACTCCAGGCCATGTAGATTTTAGTTATGAAGTTAGTAGATCTTTGTATGCATGCGAGGGATCTATTTTGATTGTTGATAGCACTCAAGGAGTAGAGGCACAAACATTGGCTAATGTTTATCAAGCTTTAGATACTAAACATGAGATAGTACCTGTCTTAAATAAAGTTGATTTGCCGGCGTCAGACTTAGAAAAAACAAAGACACAAATAGAAGAGGTTATTGGTATTGATACTGAAAATGCCATACCTTGCTCAGGAAAAACAGGTGAGGGTATAGAAGATATTTTAGAACAAATTATTGTATCACTACCAGCTCCAGAAGGAGAAAAGGATGCAGATTTAAAATGTTTATTAGTTGATAGTTGGTATGACACTTATTTAGGGGTAGTTATTTTAGTAAGAGTTATTAATGGAAAAATTTCAAAAAATATGAAGATCAAAATGATGTCTACTAATCAAGAATATATAATTGAAAAAGTAGGGGTATTTACTCCAAAAGCAACCGATATTAATGAGTTAAATGCAGGAGAAATTGGTTTTATAACAACAGGAATAAAAATTTTATCAGAAACAAAAGTTGGAGATACAATTTGTGATGCAACTAAACCACTTCAAGAGGCACTTCCAGGATTTAAACCAAGTAAGCCAGTTGTATTTTGTGGATTGTTTCCTGTTGATAGCTCTGAATATCAAAAATTAAAAGATGGCTTAGGTAAACTCCAATTAAATGATGCTAGTTTTTCATATGAGGCAGAATCTTCATCTGCGCTAGGTCTTGGTTTTAGATGTGGTTTTTTAGGTCTCCTGCATTTAGAAATTATAACCGAAAGATTAGAAAGAGAATTTGATATAAATTTATTAACTACAACACCAGGAGTAGTTTATAAAGTTCATATGAACAAAGGGGAAATAATAGAGCTACAAAACCCTTCAAGCTTACCAGAACCTACTTTAATCAAATTTATTGAAGAGCCCTGGATTAAAGCAACAATTATTACACCAGATCAATATCTAGGTGCAATTATTAAGGTTTGTCAGGATAAAAGAGGAGTACAAACAAACTTAAGTTATTCAGGTAATAGAGCAGTTTTAAATTATGAAATCCCTCTAAACGAAGTTGTGTTTGATTTTAATGATAGGCTTAAATCAATGACCAGTGGTTATGCAAGCTTTGATTATGAAATTATAGGTCATAGAGAGGGAGATTTAGTAAAACTAGGAATACTTGTTAATGCTGAACCAGTAGACGCCCTATCAATGATGGTTCATAAAGATTTTGCACAAACGGTTGGAAGAGAAGTTTGTGAAAAATTAAGAGATTTGATACCTAGACATAACTTTATGATTCCAGTTCAGGCAGCGATTGGAGGAAAAATCATAGCAAGAGAAACTATTAAAGGTTTTAAAAAAGACGTTTTAACAAAAATTCATGGTGGTGGTGCTAGAGACAGAAAAAGAAAATTATTGGATAAGCAGAAAAAAGGAAAAGCCAGGGGTAAACAGTTTGGAAAAGTAGAAATTCCCCAAGAAGCATTTATTGGTGTATTAAAAATTAATAAGGAATAA
- the pheT gene encoding phenylalanine--tRNA ligase subunit beta — translation MKITTNWLKEHLETELNENQIIDKLTDVGLEVEGVDSQSGELDEFVIAKILKTEKHPDADRLRVCDVDIGSDNPVKVVCGAPNAKKGLMTIYAPPGAIVPKNQMKLVVSKIRGVTSYGMLCSESELNLSDESDGITELSSKKYEKKIGENYFPKSSVNVIDISITPNRADCLGVRGIARDLATAGSGTLKKFKTEKLVQKNKQKVSIKIIKEKNQGCTSFGSCLITGVKNTESPDWLKKRIISLGQKPISAIVDITNYVMIDLNRPLHAYDADKIDKGIIVRNSKKGEKFKALDEKDYNLEDDMCVITDASGVLGLGGIIGGTRSGTELDTKNVLIESAYFNPRSIRKTSKILNIDTDAKFRFERGIDPLSIEQGLQRAAELIKKICGGEISKFDIQKIENVKDRFIKFDMQLFEKITGFKIDQKETIKILTNLGFEIKKQKKLLLLKVPTWRPDILQEVDIVEELVRIKGYDQIKVIEPEKVRNKDTLNKTQKLFHFLQRAIASKGYLEAITWSFTDSKINQLFIESNKEIKIVNPISADLNVLRSSIFSNLIININKNLGRGFKDLSIFEIGPTFSGSKPGEQQTVVSGLRTGKLSRQSWIEQGRLVDIFDVKRDVIQSLVEAGYNKDKLYIDDETPSYYHPGKSGRIFLNKGKEKVAGFFGDIHPNILKELDIKAESLVGFEIFLDNIKQPKKLLKNQKTQYKYSDFQKSERDFAFVLDKNFKAQELIEIIRNVDKELIKSVKVFDVYEGENIDENKKSIALNVTIQSLEKTLKEEDLNKINQLIISTVESKTDAKIRS, via the coding sequence ATGAAGATTACAACAAATTGGCTAAAAGAACATTTAGAAACTGAGCTTAATGAAAATCAAATTATTGATAAACTTACAGATGTTGGTCTTGAAGTAGAGGGTGTTGACAGTCAATCAGGAGAGCTTGATGAATTTGTAATTGCAAAAATCTTGAAGACTGAAAAGCATCCCGATGCAGATAGACTTAGAGTTTGTGATGTGGACATTGGATCCGACAATCCTGTAAAAGTTGTTTGTGGCGCACCTAATGCAAAAAAGGGATTAATGACAATTTATGCACCGCCAGGTGCTATTGTACCAAAGAATCAAATGAAATTAGTAGTAAGCAAAATAAGAGGTGTCACCTCATATGGAATGCTTTGTTCAGAGTCTGAACTTAATTTATCAGATGAAAGTGATGGGATTACAGAACTTTCTTCAAAAAAATATGAAAAAAAAATAGGTGAAAATTATTTTCCTAAAAGTAGTGTAAATGTAATTGATATATCTATTACACCAAATAGAGCAGATTGTTTGGGGGTGAGAGGAATAGCTAGAGATTTAGCAACAGCAGGTTCTGGCACATTAAAAAAATTTAAAACAGAGAAGTTAGTTCAAAAAAATAAACAAAAAGTCAGTATAAAAATAATTAAAGAAAAAAATCAAGGATGTACTTCTTTTGGAAGTTGCTTAATTACTGGTGTAAAAAATACTGAAAGTCCAGATTGGCTAAAGAAAAGAATAATATCATTAGGTCAAAAACCTATCTCTGCAATAGTTGATATTACAAATTATGTAATGATTGATTTAAATAGACCATTGCACGCTTATGATGCTGATAAAATAGATAAAGGAATAATTGTAAGGAATTCTAAAAAAGGTGAAAAATTTAAAGCTTTAGACGAGAAAGATTATAATCTTGAAGATGATATGTGTGTTATTACAGATGCTTCTGGAGTATTAGGTTTAGGAGGAATAATTGGAGGTACGAGATCAGGAACAGAATTAGATACAAAAAATGTATTAATTGAGTCAGCCTATTTTAATCCAAGATCAATTAGAAAAACATCTAAAATTTTAAATATAGACACAGATGCAAAGTTTAGATTTGAAAGAGGAATTGACCCACTGTCAATAGAGCAGGGACTCCAGAGAGCTGCTGAATTAATTAAAAAAATCTGTGGAGGAGAAATTAGTAAATTTGATATTCAAAAAATAGAAAATGTTAAAGATAGGTTTATAAAATTTGACATGCAGTTATTTGAAAAAATTACAGGTTTTAAAATTGATCAAAAAGAAACAATAAAAATACTAACTAATTTAGGTTTTGAAATAAAAAAACAAAAAAAACTATTACTATTAAAAGTTCCAACATGGCGACCAGATATTTTACAAGAAGTAGATATAGTTGAAGAACTAGTGAGAATTAAAGGTTATGACCAAATTAAGGTAATCGAACCTGAGAAAGTAAGAAACAAAGATACTTTAAACAAAACACAAAAATTATTTCATTTTTTACAAAGAGCTATTGCATCAAAAGGATACTTGGAAGCTATTACATGGTCTTTTACTGACAGTAAGATTAATCAATTATTTATTGAAAGTAATAAAGAAATAAAAATAGTTAATCCCATAAGTGCAGATTTAAATGTATTGAGAAGTTCTATTTTTTCAAATTTAATTATCAATATAAACAAGAATTTAGGCAGAGGATTCAAAGATTTATCAATATTTGAAATAGGTCCAACTTTTTCAGGATCTAAACCAGGTGAGCAACAAACAGTAGTAAGTGGATTAAGAACTGGAAAACTGTCAAGACAGAGCTGGATAGAGCAGGGAAGGTTAGTTGATATTTTTGATGTAAAAAGAGACGTTATTCAAAGCTTAGTTGAGGCTGGTTACAACAAGGACAAATTATATATTGATGACGAAACACCAAGCTATTATCACCCTGGTAAATCTGGAAGAATCTTTTTAAATAAGGGTAAAGAAAAAGTAGCAGGTTTTTTTGGTGATATTCATCCGAATATATTAAAAGAATTAGACATTAAAGCTGAATCATTAGTAGGGTTTGAAATATTCCTAGACAATATAAAACAGCCAAAAAAATTATTAAAAAATCAAAAAACTCAATATAAATATTCTGACTTTCAAAAATCAGAGAGAGATTTTGCTTTTGTTTTAGATAAAAATTTTAAAGCTCAAGAATTGATAGAAATAATTAGGAATGTAGATAAGGAATTAATAAAATCTGTTAAAGTTTTTGATGTTTATGAGGGAGAAAATATTGATGAAAATAAAAAATCGATTGCATTAAATGTTACAATTCAGTCTTTGGAAAAAACTTTAAAGGAAGAGGATTTAAATAAAATAAACCAGCTTATCATTTCAACTGTAGAATCAAAAACAGACGCAAAGATTAGATCATAG
- the pheS gene encoding phenylalanine--tRNA ligase subunit alpha: protein MSDIKKIKDEFLLKLKENLDLNQVNQIKTDLFGKNGLISSQFKQLGKVAEQERKKFASDLNLVKDELQNLITTKINNIEIKEINQKLAKEKIDITLPERPFVQGKIHPVSQVIDEISSIFSEIGFSVEEGPDIENEYNNFTALNTPDNHPARDMHDTFYLDEKKELLLRTHTSPVQIRTMLNNKPPFKIIAPGRTYRSDSDQTHTPMFHQVEGLHIDKNINMGHLKGCLNYFIKEFFEVDKIKMRFRPSHFPFTEPSAEVDIGYEIKNGKIVIGEGDKWLEILGCGMVHPNVLKNVKVNPDEFQGYAFGIGIDRLAMLKYGINDLRAFFDCDYRWLNHFGFDPIDVPSNYRGLSR, encoded by the coding sequence ATGTCTGATATTAAAAAAATAAAAGATGAATTTCTTTTAAAGTTAAAAGAAAATTTAGATCTAAATCAAGTTAATCAGATCAAGACAGATCTATTTGGAAAAAATGGATTAATTAGTTCTCAATTTAAACAACTTGGAAAAGTAGCAGAACAAGAGAGAAAGAAATTTGCATCAGATTTAAATTTAGTAAAAGATGAGCTTCAAAATTTAATTACTACAAAAATTAATAATATTGAAATTAAAGAAATTAATCAAAAGTTAGCAAAAGAAAAAATAGATATAACTTTACCTGAGAGACCTTTTGTTCAAGGAAAAATTCATCCAGTGTCCCAAGTCATAGATGAAATCTCATCAATTTTTTCAGAAATTGGATTTAGTGTAGAAGAAGGTCCTGATATTGAAAATGAATATAATAATTTTACAGCATTAAATACGCCCGATAATCATCCAGCAAGAGATATGCATGACACATTTTATCTTGATGAAAAAAAAGAATTATTATTAAGAACGCATACTTCTCCAGTTCAAATAAGAACTATGCTTAACAATAAACCTCCATTTAAAATCATTGCACCAGGAAGAACGTATCGATCAGATAGTGATCAAACTCATACTCCCATGTTCCACCAAGTTGAGGGATTACATATCGACAAAAATATTAATATGGGTCACCTAAAAGGCTGTTTGAATTACTTTATTAAGGAATTTTTTGAGGTTGATAAAATTAAAATGAGATTTAGACCAAGTCACTTTCCTTTTACTGAACCATCAGCTGAGGTAGACATTGGATATGAAATTAAAAATGGGAAAATAGTAATTGGGGAGGGAGATAAATGGCTTGAAATTTTAGGTTGTGGAATGGTTCATCCAAACGTTTTAAAAAATGTAAAGGTAAATCCCGATGAATTCCAAGGCTACGCATTTGGGATAGGTATAGATAGATTGGCAATGCTCAAGTATGGTATAAATGATTTAAGAGCATTTTTTGATTGTGATTATAGGTGGTTAAACCACTTTGGCTTTGACCCCATAGATGTACCCTCAAATTACAGAGGCTTGAGTAGATGA
- the rplT gene encoding 50S ribosomal protein L20, whose translation MARVKRGVTSHAKHKKVLKAVKGQWGRRKNTIRVAKQAMEKAMQYAYRDRRTKKREFKSLWIQRINAGVRSEGLTYSKFINGLTKCGIKLDRKILAEIAYDSPEAFKTIVQKAQSALN comes from the coding sequence ATGGCTAGAGTAAAAAGAGGTGTAACAAGTCACGCTAAACATAAAAAAGTTTTAAAAGCTGTCAAAGGTCAATGGGGCAGAAGAAAAAATACTATAAGAGTTGCAAAGCAAGCCATGGAAAAAGCTATGCAATATGCTTACAGAGATCGTAGAACTAAAAAAAGAGAATTTAAATCTTTATGGATACAGAGAATTAATGCAGGTGTTAGATCAGAAGGATTAACTTATTCTAAATTTATTAATGGCTTAACAAAGTGTGGAATTAAGTTAGATAGAAAAATATTAGCTGAAATAGCATACGATAGCCCAGAAGCCTTTAAAACGATCGTACAAAAAGCTCAATCAGCACTAAATTAA
- the rpmI gene encoding 50S ribosomal protein L35, translating into MPKLKTKSSAKKRFKISATGKVMMAQAGKRHGMIKRTNSQIRKLRGTTTMSKQDGKIVKSYMPYSLRG; encoded by the coding sequence ATGCCAAAATTAAAAACTAAAAGTTCAGCAAAAAAAAGATTTAAAATCTCAGCTACAGGAAAAGTTATGATGGCGCAAGCTGGGAAAAGACATGGCATGATAAAAAGAACAAATTCACAAATTAGAAAATTAAGAGGCACGACTACTATGTCAAAACAAGATGGCAAAATAGTTAAATCATATATGCCTTACAGTTTAAGAGGATAA
- the infC gene encoding translation initiation factor IF-3: protein MADFKQNYFQRRTKDKGPRSNNRISSPEVQVIGSDGENIGIINTNEAISMAKEQGLDLIEIAPNAKPPVCKIIDMGKFKYDAQKKANVAKKKQKIVLLKEIKMRPVTETHDYDFKVKNAKKFIGKGDKVKFTIRFKGRELQHSHLGRELMDKIKVDMQDIGKVELHPKFDGKQMIMVIQPL from the coding sequence GTGGCAGATTTTAAACAAAACTATTTTCAAAGAAGAACTAAAGATAAAGGTCCAAGATCTAACAATAGAATTTCTTCACCTGAAGTACAAGTAATAGGAAGTGATGGTGAAAATATAGGAATCATAAATACAAATGAAGCCATATCAATGGCTAAAGAACAAGGATTAGATTTAATTGAAATAGCTCCAAATGCAAAACCACCTGTATGTAAAATTATTGATATGGGTAAATTTAAATATGATGCTCAAAAAAAAGCAAATGTTGCCAAAAAGAAACAAAAAATTGTTTTATTAAAAGAAATTAAAATGAGACCAGTTACAGAAACTCATGATTATGATTTTAAAGTTAAAAATGCTAAAAAATTTATTGGAAAAGGGGATAAGGTAAAATTTACGATACGATTTAAGGGAAGAGAACTTCAACACTCACACTTAGGTAGAGAATTGATGGATAAAATAAAAGTTGATATGCAAGATATTGGCAAAGTCGAATTACATCCAAAGTTTGACGGCAAGCAAATGATCATGGTTATTCAGCCTTTATAA
- the thrS gene encoding threonine--tRNA ligase produces the protein MPLITLPDGNTIEFPNKVTGLEVAEKISKSLSKQATIISVNEELKDLSFVIDEDCSVKIFTSKDKEGLETIRHDTAHITAMAVQELFPGTQVTIGPIIENGFYYDFSRKEPFTEDDLNKIENKMKEIVDRDVPTTREVWKRDKAISHFKDKGEIYKAEIIESIPQGEDVSIYFHGDWHDLCRGPHLSSTGKIGKFFKLTKVSGAYWRGDSNNEMLQRIYGTSWSSQKDLDEYLKRIEEAEKRDHRKLGKEMDLFHFREESPGSVFWHEKGWKLFQKLVAYMRARQEKAGYKEVNTPEILDRSLWEKSGHWEKYGEHMYTSQTPDEKIFAIKPMNCPGHVQVFNQGLKSYRDLPLRISEFGKVHRYEPSGALHGLLRVRAFTQDDAHIFCTEDQITSECLIVTNLILDIYKDLGFEDVILKYSDRPDLRVGDDNVWDKAEKALLDAVKASKLEYTINKGEGAFYGPKIEFVLRDAIGRDWQCGTLQVDLNLPGRLEASFVDKDGTKKIPVMLHRALFGSLERFIGILIENYAGKFPFWIAPLQAVVIPISEEFDSYAKEVNKKIINVGISSEVDLKNHNLNYKIREHSLSKIPLLLICGKKEVDSNSVTIRRLDTNKQENMELNLFLKTFSALNKASSN, from the coding sequence ATGCCATTAATAACATTGCCAGACGGAAACACTATTGAATTTCCAAATAAAGTAACAGGCCTTGAAGTTGCTGAAAAGATTAGCAAATCTTTATCAAAGCAGGCAACTATTATTAGCGTTAATGAAGAACTTAAAGATTTAAGTTTTGTTATAGATGAAGATTGTTCAGTCAAAATTTTTACTTCAAAAGATAAAGAAGGCTTAGAAACTATCCGTCATGATACGGCTCATATAACTGCGATGGCTGTTCAAGAGCTCTTTCCAGGAACACAAGTAACAATTGGTCCAATTATAGAAAATGGATTTTATTATGATTTTTCAAGAAAAGAACCCTTTACAGAGGATGATTTAAATAAAATTGAAAATAAGATGAAAGAAATTGTTGATAGAGATGTTCCAACTACAAGAGAAGTTTGGAAAAGAGATAAGGCCATATCTCATTTCAAAGATAAAGGAGAAATATACAAGGCCGAAATCATTGAAAGTATTCCACAAGGTGAAGATGTTTCTATATATTTTCATGGAGACTGGCACGATCTATGTAGAGGCCCTCATTTGTCGTCAACAGGAAAAATTGGTAAATTTTTTAAGTTAACAAAAGTATCAGGAGCCTATTGGAGAGGTGATTCAAATAATGAAATGTTGCAAAGAATTTATGGAACAAGTTGGTCATCTCAAAAAGATTTAGATGAATATTTAAAAAGAATAGAGGAAGCAGAAAAAAGAGACCATAGAAAACTTGGAAAAGAAATGGATTTATTTCATTTTAGGGAAGAAAGTCCAGGATCAGTATTTTGGCATGAAAAAGGTTGGAAATTATTTCAAAAACTAGTTGCATATATGAGAGCTAGACAAGAAAAAGCTGGCTACAAAGAGGTAAATACTCCTGAAATTTTAGATAGATCTCTATGGGAAAAATCTGGCCACTGGGAAAAATATGGAGAGCATATGTATACATCTCAAACACCAGATGAAAAAATATTTGCAATAAAGCCAATGAATTGTCCAGGGCATGTACAGGTTTTTAATCAGGGTTTAAAAAGTTATCGAGATCTTCCTTTAAGAATTTCAGAATTTGGAAAAGTACATAGGTATGAACCTTCAGGAGCCTTACATGGACTATTAAGAGTTAGAGCTTTTACCCAAGACGATGCTCATATTTTTTGCACAGAAGATCAAATTACATCGGAGTGTTTGATTGTTACAAATTTAATTTTAGATATTTATAAAGATCTTGGATTTGAAGATGTAATATTAAAATATTCAGATAGACCAGATTTAAGAGTTGGTGATGACAATGTCTGGGATAAAGCTGAAAAAGCTTTATTAGATGCGGTTAAAGCCTCAAAGCTTGAATACACAATTAACAAAGGAGAGGGAGCATTCTATGGTCCAAAAATTGAATTCGTTTTAAGAGATGCCATTGGTAGAGATTGGCAATGTGGAACTTTACAAGTTGACCTTAACTTACCAGGTAGATTAGAAGCTTCTTTTGTTGATAAAGATGGAACTAAAAAAATTCCAGTAATGCTTCACAGGGCATTATTTGGATCATTAGAAAGATTTATTGGTATTCTTATAGAAAACTATGCAGGCAAATTTCCATTTTGGATAGCTCCCTTACAAGCTGTTGTAATTCCAATTTCAGAAGAGTTTGATTCTTATGCAAAAGAAGTAAATAAAAAGATTATTAATGTAGGTATAAGCTCTGAGGTAGATTTAAAAAATCATAACTTGAATTATAAAATTAGAGAACATTCACTATCAAAAATACCACTTTTATTGATTTGTGGAAAAAAAGAAGTTGACAGCAACTCAGTAACGATTAGAAGATTGGATACGAACAAACAAGAAAATATGGAATTAAACTTATTCTTAAAAACTTTCTCAGCTTTAAATAAAGCATCCTCAAACTAA